The Medicago truncatula cultivar Jemalong A17 chromosome 7, MtrunA17r5.0-ANR, whole genome shotgun sequence genome includes the window GCAAACCTTGACCCTTCGTAGAATGCTCGTGCCTCCACTTTATCATAATAGATGTTgagttttttgtttggattacgTGCTGTGAAGTTGAGCACCATGTTGTAGTTTAGTGTATTGTTGCTGTAGTCGAATTCAGTTAGATTGGCTTCGTCGACATAGAACTTGAAGCCGCGGGGTTGTACAACGAGATAGAAGATAAGGACTGCGAGGCCAGCAAGAACTATGAGCGCAATTAAAAGCTTCCAGAAGAAACTGAAGAGACAGCAACAACAACTTCTGCTTCGGTGGCTGCGAGGGCGAGGTTGTGCTGGTGGTGGAATGGCGGGTCCATAGTAGGCACCATTTAATTGTGGTTGCTTGTTATCGGCCATGTTCTATGATGAGCAAATGAACACgagaattttgatattttaatttgatagtAATTAAAGGAAGAGAAGAAGATATATAATGAAGGTTTGATGGAGAGAAATTGATGTGGGTTGTGATGATATAAATTAGGAGCAAAGTGTGGTGTGTATATATAGAAAGGAATAGGGGTTGGATTTTTTATGGGATAACGCGGTTGTAATAAGTTCGTGAACGTAACGTGTTGAATATTTGCTATAACTACTAttcaatttcttctttgttAAGGAAGTTATATCAATGTGGTAGATGATTTTGACCGGTGCAAAGTTTGATGGAGATTGTGGACTGAGTTTCGTTCCCAGCCTGGTCCGAAACAACTACGAAGGTGATTGAACAAAGAAACATTCTTACGAGAGACACAAATTCCCTTTGAGTGGGTACAATTTttaaagagtaatgatatataGACATCCTTTAAATGTAACATCCACTTGTTAATAGCCGCAGTTATACTTATATAAGTCTTTGACATTTAATCTTGTCATCACATAGGTATAAGTAAGGCTAATTTGtctttttggtcccttaactatttaattaatattggtttggtcccctaattaaaaattgatttattttggtcccttaaatttctctttgttacatattttggtgctttccgttagtttaatttaaaaaaaaaaaaacgttaggaTTTATGCAATCATCAGCTTCattcaacttcttcatcatcttcctcatccACCTTCATCAACCCTCATACAAAAAAAACCCAGCAAAACAAATAGTTTTTCAGCATGttcataattataattttttttttttttttttatcatttctttttattcttcCCTTCTCAATTGATTCACTTCAACTCAAATCCCTAACCCCTCTTTTATTCTTCCATTCCCAAATTCATCAACAGTCACCGTGTCTTTCCCATTCAAAATTACTTATGCTGAAAAAATCATTGCTTTCGCCTCTCACCTTATAATGGCTTATAATTGACTCTTCTAATTTCTTTAACAATTTCTTTGCTTTTCTTCTGCAAGGAGTAAATTTCCaggaaaaattagaaaataaagaaTTCAAAATTCTATCTCTTTCCAAATTCACCAAAGAAATCCATGAACATCTAACAACCTGGCTTTAGATCCGCACAATCACCGTCTTTTTCCTCTCGCCGTCACCATCGATACGCTGGCCACCGTGACTACCTCCCTCGTCACTGTACCGCTACGAAAACCCAACACAATCATCACTTTCTCAACCCCACTTCTAAACGAAGGCtgcaacaacaaccaacaacaataaacgaagaagaagaacccacaacaacaacaaatctatGTCAATAAAATCTGATGTTATTCTTTGTACTAAATtgatcaagttttttttttttttaatttgattaaggGGTTATTCTTTGTACTAAATGAAATATGATGTTATTCTTTCTACGCCAATAACAAATCTACCTTTGCCGTTTTCAAATAGCTCTTAGCCAAAGCTACCTCACATATACACATATATAGCTCCGAGCCTCTGATTCTACTCCCTCTAGtctttaatataataaaattttcaaaaatatatttggtcctattttaaaaatgtcaCAATTTTTAAGGTGTAGTTATTGATTCAAAGACTTCTATAACCAACTTTGTATaaggttatttttgtaaaaatatcaaaaaagtTACAACAATTAATTTCTGCATTGGTTCAATTAAGGTTATTTTTAAGgtgtaattatttttgtataagattatttttttcttcttataataaggaccggagggagtgtatatatataggggAATGCTACAACACACCCACTCACTTTTgtgaaggtgtgttttagcatgATGCACCTTTTTCATTtaaggtgtgtttggtttataaGAGAAATTGTGAAGAGAGAAGTATGTAGGAGAGAGTAtaggaagagagaaataggtgagaaaTATAGTAGATTTGACATATTGTTTGGTacaagagagaagtgagagaaataaagaagaaagaagtgtgttaaatttttgaaaagaccaaaatatccTTGCCCTAAGAGCTTTAatatacaattttattatatttgaattagtttcttatataaattaattgatataattttttacactaatttaattaagaaattaagttttttttacaaagaaattaaataatctattttacttaaataattatttatttaaaatactaTTTCATTAGTTAACTATATAATACTATACTCTAGTTGGTTAAACTATTTCATTACTTAACTAAATagtagtttaattttattataataaaagagATCAAAGAGGTAAAGGCAGATTtgagttttagtttttttttgacatgcTTTCGTTCTTGACATAGTATAAGCCTACAACCCAAAACTTGAAAATACTGTATGGTAGTTGTATGTAGGGCTGGAAATCAGTCGAGTCGAACCGAACCTGCCTGAGCTCggctcgactcgataagaattggttcggctCGAAACTTGGCTCGAGTTCGACACGAACTATTTTTTCAGCTCGAGTTCGGCTcatttaaagttcacgaacagttcagttcggctcgttaggttcagttcggttgctcaatttgttcaaaaaaaataaaaataaaaagttaatttatagatctttgatattatatatatatatatatatatatatatatatatattttaaaattaaatattgaattaaaataaaagttcccACAAGCATGCATATAAtagacataaattatataaagttaatAGTTGCATAATTACGAAGAAAAATATCTGATACAAGTAACAGAGacaaaaaatccaacaaaattcaattagttgtgaacaaaattcataatattcttttacttttaaactCCAACTGCTCTTCCCTTCAAGACAAAATTGTATTCAGCcacatttgaattaaaaaaatttaaaaactaactcaaattgatttatatatataatcgataATCGAGTCATCTCATGAATCTAACGAGTCGAACTATATGtagctcaagttcagctcatctaattaacgaacttaattttcgGCTCAAGTCCAGCTCAttaggttcatgaaccaagttcaacggaTTAAATATCGAGTCGAATGTCGAACTATaatcgagttggttcggttcattgccaaCCCTAGTTGTATGTATATTAGCGACCCCACTAGGGACAATTTTGGAAAAGAGGAAAAAGTTAAGCTGTGTACTCCATTTCTTTGCACTCCAGGAGAGAAATAAAACAGGCATGGGTCCCACAAAATTTGGTCTCTCTCTCTAATCTCTCTTCTAAACCAAACAGGAGAAGTGGCTTCTCTCTATCCaacttctctcttccctctttctctctttcctaTTTTATCTCAACCAAACACAGTGTTAGGCAAAAAGACcctttagtttattttaaaaaaagacaaaattaaggGACACAATTGTAATTGACAttcaaatgtttattttttatttatttctaaattcCCTAGTCTTGGGTCCACCAAATTCTCTTTCCTAAGTCTCTTAGTCACTGTTCTTCACTTTCTTTTCCCGTTTCCTTCTTGTTCTAGGAAACTTGCAATGATCTTTGTGGTGGGCTTGCATCCCCTTGATCATCAAAAACTTAGAACACGGAAATGCATATCAAGCTTCTTCTTCAtggcatcaattttttttgtccatttcaTACTAAAATGATAGTATGATATGAATAAATCATAGGAAACTTCTTCATTATAATTTGCCAACATCAAATTTGGCTCAAAAactatatgatatgatattgtTAACCTTAGTATTTTCTCCATCGTGTTGTTAATTAAGTGCAAGGGAATGTTCATTCTAAAGAGTAGATAGACCACACCAATTTGGAATCCATTCCAGCCATTATTAACGTGTGAAACAGGTGTGGAAGAGGAAAAAATCTggacaattttaatttaaagaaataaattaatatcaaaTTACAAAACTGGCCACTACTTAAAACAgcttttaaaaaggaaaagtgGTTTTTTTATCCATTTCATAAAGGTGCATcatgctaaaacacacctttaCAAAAGTGAGTGGGTGTGTTGTAGCAGCattcctcatatatatatatatattaattagcTACCTAATAATATAGactcaactaaaaaaaatgagtttatttattttataatttattcaaattagtccctctttcaaatttttacaGATTGATTCCTATACCTATCCAAAATTTGCATATTGACcccataaattatataaaaatagacCGGTCcctaaatatttcaaatttttagtATGGGTCaccatatttttcaaaattcgtAAGTTCATCTctcaaattttctaaaattttaatttcagcCCAAAACATTTAAAGTTCTCATTCTGAATCACGCTTCATCATATCACCACCTTAAAATCACGTTTCATCATATGTTAAGAAAGAAGAATTTTAATAACTCcttctaaacaaaaaaaaaaaaaagtaatataaatgAAGGTAGATATATTAGCTGAAGCATTTGAATCATCTAAGActaatttctctataaatataatcatctcATTCAAACCCACTCTatacaaaaacaagaaaaataaaaacaatttttaagcACTACATTGCATTcccattaaaacaaaaacaactagAGTACATTGCATGGATGGTACGTATGATCGTATCACACTAtcaaagaataaataatataacaacaaattTCATGTCCATTATCAGAATTAcgtacaaaaatataaatgagatagaagaaagaaattcaaataaaatttcaagaaaTTACTAGCTTAGAACTTAGAACTCAACATCACACTTGGTGGGTATAAGTCGAATGAAGGTAAAGTCAGTTGCATTACGAGTGCTCAAAGGAACTGTGAGGTCGCATTTGACCTTAGGTTTGAACTTTCTGGATATGGAGTCTCCAAGTTTAAACCTAATCCTAAAGTAGAGCTTCACATAGATATCATAAACTCCAACATTCTTATCTTTGTTGAACTCCGAAATTTGATCATTGTCGAGCATCAATAGTTTTTGACCAGAAAAAACACCGGTCATGGGATTGCTATTCTTCTTGTCTTGACGAAATGAGTTCATGTGTGTGATAACATCTACATTAGAAAACCTCGACCCTTCATAGAATGCTTGAGCTTCAACTTTGTCGTAGTAGATGCCAAGTTTTTTGTTTGGGTTGTGGGATGTGAAGTTGAGCACCATGTTGTAGTATAGTGTGTTGTTTGTGTGGTCAAATTGTGTTAGTTCGGCTTTCGTAACATAGAACTTGAATGCACGGGGTTGAACAATGAGAAAGAAGATAAGGATTATGAGACCAAAGAGAACAATAAGAGCAATTATAAGCTTCCAAAAGATGCTGAAGAGACAGCTGAAACAGCTTCTGCCACGGTGGTGGCGATTGCGGGATTGCCCTCGTGTCGGTGGAATGGCAGGTCCATAGTAAGAATCGCTTAATTGAGGTTGCATACTTGCTTATGATCAGTAAACAAACACGAGGTAAATATGTGATGTAAGTGTGACAAAGAAAACAAGGAAGGGAATTAGAGATATTGTTGTGAATTATGAGATGATGAACAAATGGATGGTGTGTGCGTATATATAGAAAGGAAATTcattgaagaatctatgcatgttttgatttaataataaaaaacttaGGTCGAGTAAGGAAACGATCAATGGCAGATTAATGTGTTGACGGTAGTCTTAGATTATCCAATGTGGACATGGCCCATGGGCATACAACTTGGGTGGAGTAGTGCCATTTTAAAATACTGGTGTTGGTCTAGCCTCCTCTTCGTTATTTTGGCTGCTACTATA containing:
- the LOC25499467 gene encoding NDR1/HIN1-like protein 10, yielding MADNKQPQLNGAYYGPAIPPPAQPRPRSHRSRSCCCCLFSFFWKLLIALIVLAGLAVLIFYLVVQPRGFKFYVDEANLTEFDYSNNTLNYNMVLNFTARNPNKKLNIYYDKVEARAFYEGSRFANVDVITHMNSFRQYKKSSNPMSAVFSGQHVFVLDSDQVSEFNKDKSDEVYDIYVRLYFRIRFRLGDLISGDYKPKVKCDFKVPLSSKISNATFTRTKCDVDFY
- the LOC25499468 gene encoding NDR1/HIN1-like protein 10 is translated as MQPQLSDSYYGPAIPPTRGQSRNRHHRGRSCFSCLFSIFWKLIIALIVLFGLIILIFFLIVQPRAFKFYVTKAELTQFDHTNNTLYYNMVLNFTSHNPNKKLGIYYDKVEAQAFYEGSRFSNVDVITHMNSFRQDKKNSNPMTGVFSGQKLLMLDNDQISEFNKDKNVGVYDIYVKLYFRIRFKLGDSISRKFKPKVKCDLTVPLSTRNATDFTFIRLIPTKCDVEF